The nucleotide window TTTGGAACTATTTTACCAACGCAAGTTTTTGGTGCAGTGATGAAAAACAATACAGAAGGTGGCAGTATTGTTAATATTTCATCTGTGGCAACGGTACAGGCAATGACCAAAGTTTTAGGATATAGTTTGGCTAAAGCATCAATCGATTCCTACACCAAATGGTTTGCGGTAGAGCTTTGCAACCGATATGGCGATAAGATTCGTATGAATTCAATCGTTCCAGGCTTCTTTCTTACAGAACAAAATAGGACTTTGTTGACGAACCCCGATGGAAGTTTAACATCAAGAGGAGATTCGGTTATTCAAAATACGCCATTCAGACGTTTTGGTAAACCAGAAGAATTGAATGGAGCTTTGGTTTGGTTGTTGAGCGATGCTTCAAAATTTGTTACAGGTTCAAAAGTAACTGTTGACG belongs to Flavobacterium aquiphilum and includes:
- a CDS encoding SDR family oxidoreductase, whose amino-acid sequence is MKIDFTLEKKVIVVTGATGIIGGAFVEAIAAAGGIVCLLGRNEKVANERVNLINEQGGEAIALIADVTNEADLVKARDLVLDKYGRIDGLVNAAGGNIPDAVIQPEQDVFQLNMEALQQVMNLNLFGTILPTQVFGAVMKNNTEGGSIVNISSVATVQAMTKVLGYSLAKASIDSYTKWFAVELCNRYGDKIRMNSIVPGFFLTEQNRTLLTNPDGSLTSRGDSVIQNTPFRRFGKPEELNGALVWLLSDASKFVTGSKVTVDGGFTIYSGV